The Caballeronia sp. NK8 genome includes a window with the following:
- a CDS encoding LysR family transcriptional regulator has protein sequence MKRGQLQLKHVAAFRAVITGGSASAAARALGLSQPAVSKIIAQAEDYTGIRLFDRQLGRLIPTPLAYQLYNETNVLFSTIDHIDQIVSRVINSEVQPIALGSVPLIAVSLLPKVLPDWQRRTGRSILIYTYDTPNLLNVLATRRLEIGVAVGGQPSHGLETAALIRSPIYCAVPKDHPLAQRPLIRASDLDGVDYVSLSRVESAQAGIDRMFLVENARPNEVMQAPLMAAAIRMAEEGVGVTLTDVFGMDVARRDRLVYRRFEPAIFFDYFAVWPKNREADFDRDELIALLRKAAKAMLEDAEKLVDKI, from the coding sequence TTGAAGCGTGGGCAATTGCAGTTGAAGCACGTGGCGGCTTTTCGCGCGGTGATCACCGGCGGCAGCGCCTCGGCGGCAGCGCGCGCGCTGGGCCTGTCGCAGCCCGCGGTCAGCAAGATCATTGCGCAGGCGGAGGACTATACGGGCATCCGCCTGTTCGACCGGCAGCTCGGACGGCTGATCCCGACGCCGCTGGCCTACCAGCTGTACAACGAGACCAACGTGCTGTTCTCGACCATCGATCACATCGATCAGATCGTCTCGCGCGTGATCAACAGCGAAGTGCAGCCGATTGCCCTCGGCTCGGTGCCGCTGATCGCGGTGTCGCTGCTGCCGAAGGTGCTGCCCGACTGGCAACGCCGCACCGGGCGGTCGATTCTGATCTACACCTATGACACGCCGAATCTGCTGAACGTCCTGGCGACGCGGCGACTGGAGATAGGCGTCGCGGTCGGGGGTCAGCCGAGTCACGGGCTCGAGACTGCTGCGCTGATCCGCAGCCCGATCTACTGTGCGGTGCCGAAGGACCATCCGCTCGCGCAAAGGCCGCTGATCCGCGCGAGCGATCTGGATGGCGTCGATTACGTCAGTCTCTCGCGAGTCGAGAGTGCGCAGGCGGGCATCGACCGAATGTTCCTGGTCGAGAACGCGCGGCCCAACGAAGTGATGCAGGCGCCGCTGATGGCGGCAGCGATCCGGATGGCCGAGGAGGGCGTCGGTGTGACCCTCACTGACGTTTTCGGAATGGACGTCGCCCGACGCGATCGGCTGGTGTACCGCCGCTTTGAACCGGCAATCTTCTTCGACTACTTTGCGGTGTGGCCCAAGAATCGAGAAGCGGATTTCGATCGCGACGAGCTGATCGCGCTATTGCGAAAGGCCGCAAAGGCCATGCTCGAGGATGCTGAGAAACTCGTCGATAAGATTTGA
- a CDS encoding phosphoadenosine phosphosulfate reductase family protein, producing MEQEILSKMEAAISVMQRYIELGHSLSCAYSGGKDNTCTLVLMLEAIRRAGGTMITHHVQSVDTTIENPTIANFLHSVLDELQLYIEASVLPVQVHVTTPSLASQFVVSTIGRGTLVRTPENGVRDGRRTRACADEWKVRPGGRLRTLLQRRAADDGAREVITVLGLRRDESTSRAVAMTDRRDSAEVAVRSRTGALTLSPLSEWTSDDVWTMLALLADAQSLPFPSPLMPRTIHRLSEIYRAGNGGTCGVVVGDSGARASCGSRFGCAICCVSGDRDKSLEAMIEDEQYGHLRPLNDFRNYLLAIQWDMSRRELVGRSLSDAGYTRIQADTYSYLTRVGLLKMLCSIDAAERDRAEAHSGALATGLIPDTEENRLLCEPQFEFVTPQQLVAIDFFLSMHHYAPHAFPALSVWHDVNVLGRRYPIPTLESLPKPDIVLHGWYPVGRYDKEAPSTGLRSFDAEQWNPYRHPGRPGRYARTTGGEQTVYFDEASQFEVDAEAACLFVTCTYETAFMLDTQHRDAIASAHFWLNEGIVKLPTGMAQRYQDMAKRGQYFARLAQRLNLTPAELDAHLIENSIGDEAHQALLAYDATQLSLFAEAA from the coding sequence ATGGAACAAGAAATTCTCTCGAAGATGGAAGCTGCCATCAGCGTCATGCAGCGATACATCGAACTTGGGCATAGTCTGAGCTGCGCCTACTCGGGCGGCAAGGACAACACGTGTACTCTGGTGTTAATGCTTGAGGCGATTCGCCGTGCCGGCGGCACGATGATCACCCACCATGTCCAGTCGGTCGACACTACGATCGAGAATCCGACAATTGCAAACTTCTTGCACTCAGTTTTGGACGAGCTGCAGCTGTATATCGAAGCGTCGGTGTTGCCCGTACAGGTTCATGTGACGACGCCTTCGTTGGCAAGCCAGTTTGTAGTGTCGACGATTGGACGTGGCACGTTGGTACGCACACCTGAGAATGGCGTGCGTGACGGTAGACGGACCAGGGCGTGCGCGGACGAGTGGAAAGTACGGCCGGGAGGTCGGCTTCGAACACTGCTTCAACGCCGGGCGGCAGATGACGGTGCCCGCGAAGTTATAACGGTGTTGGGGCTGCGCAGGGACGAAAGCACCTCGCGGGCGGTAGCAATGACCGACCGGCGCGACAGCGCCGAAGTTGCGGTCCGAAGCAGAACCGGGGCGCTGACCCTCAGCCCGTTGAGCGAATGGACGTCCGATGATGTGTGGACGATGCTCGCGCTGCTGGCGGATGCTCAAAGCCTGCCGTTTCCATCGCCATTGATGCCCCGCACGATACACCGCCTGTCCGAGATTTATCGCGCAGGGAACGGTGGAACGTGTGGTGTCGTGGTGGGCGACTCGGGCGCGAGGGCTTCCTGTGGAAGCCGTTTTGGCTGCGCCATATGTTGTGTCAGCGGCGATCGCGACAAGTCGCTTGAGGCCATGATCGAGGATGAGCAATATGGGCATCTTCGACCGCTGAACGACTTCCGCAACTATCTGCTCGCGATCCAGTGGGACATGTCGCGCCGGGAGTTGGTGGGTCGTTCGCTGAGCGATGCGGGCTACACGCGCATCCAGGCAGACACGTACAGCTACCTCACGCGTGTTGGTCTACTGAAAATGCTCTGCAGTATTGACGCGGCTGAGCGCGACCGCGCCGAAGCGCACTCCGGGGCACTGGCGACTGGCTTAATTCCCGATACGGAAGAAAACCGGCTGCTGTGTGAGCCGCAGTTCGAGTTCGTGACGCCGCAGCAGTTGGTGGCCATCGACTTCTTTTTATCGATGCATCACTACGCGCCGCATGCGTTCCCGGCACTGTCGGTCTGGCATGACGTCAATGTGTTGGGGCGTCGCTACCCGATTCCAACGCTCGAGTCGCTTCCGAAGCCGGATATCGTTCTGCACGGCTGGTATCCAGTCGGTCGGTACGACAAGGAGGCGCCTTCAACGGGATTGCGCTCGTTCGATGCTGAACAGTGGAATCCGTACCGGCATCCGGGTCGGCCCGGGCGATATGCGAGGACGACTGGCGGTGAGCAGACCGTCTACTTCGACGAAGCCTCGCAGTTCGAGGTGGATGCGGAAGCGGCATGCCTTTTCGTCACATGCACCTACGAAACCGCCTTCATGCTGGACACGCAGCATCGCGACGCGATTGCTTCAGCGCATTTCTGGCTAAACGAGGGCATCGTGAAGCTGCCGACCGGCATGGCCCAGCGGTATCAGGACATGGCCAAGCGCGGGCAGTACTTCGCGCGGCTGGCGCAACGCTTGAACCTGACACCGGCAGAGCTCGACGCACACCTGATCGAGAACTCGATCGGCGACGAAGCGCATCAGGCACTATTGGCCTATGACGCGACGCAGTTGAGTCTCTTTGCAGAAGCGGCGTAG
- a CDS encoding SMC family ATPase encodes MRPLKLTLEGFVGVRDGMKRDSVTLNLETLPDGLIALTGPNGAGKTTIMDNLHPYPIMPSRASKLSVDAFSYWDHICGTSALKELVWEHDGIRYRSSFTFRKPGKTGKAEYYLAYRGVDGTWRPVSLPDGTVSDGKAESYNRCVEAINGSLETFFTSVFSAQNRRPLASYGAGEIKTLLAELLGIDHLKALSAKAGEVAKVLSKSLEGIQSELGALAGKRQRKADAEQSIVAQGNTLRAAREQRDAALEHASKLTQERATLAAKQSESATTEARLRELGVRRDELGRALKSAADDEQAAALRCQQRVSVLSRTVATHQATLARREAILGAAAKREEAELAIAREEARFAPLQRDIADLEVKRATLTTLDATLTSLMNQGTTKAAHFDTLSKQAAVAEQVPCVGHSMHAQCPLLAQAFQAKEQAEVQRLSVANLRAEYREKKAKAEALALVPAELAAKRVEMLAITDAAAQLRRALQAAAELAATKPLLDAAVSGLEAAQAELRSIAEESAARTAKFQSEKTRMEAELARITEEVGRLASVDATAAIAKLDRDIAANRETVAALDGRIEQSIRAQSVLQAEAEALALELEKFTATQSRVDRLSDEIAHWKLLAKGLGNDGVIALTIDDAGPALTHTVNELLLACYGMRFTVEIRTQRTLASGELREGFEILVHDAESDSSKSVSVMSGGQKVWINECLTRGIALYLAQNTGQPYQTLFSDESDGPLDPERKVQFMRMKREVLRQGGYQREFFISQTPDLVAEADAVIDVQALAA; translated from the coding sequence ATGCGGCCTCTGAAACTGACGCTTGAAGGCTTCGTTGGCGTGCGCGATGGCATGAAGCGCGACAGCGTGACGCTCAATCTGGAGACGTTGCCGGATGGCCTGATCGCCTTGACCGGCCCCAACGGGGCGGGCAAGACAACGATCATGGATAACCTACACCCGTATCCGATCATGCCGTCGCGTGCTTCGAAGCTGTCGGTCGACGCCTTCTCGTACTGGGATCACATCTGTGGCACCAGTGCGTTGAAGGAACTTGTATGGGAGCACGATGGCATTCGCTATCGCTCGTCCTTCACGTTTCGCAAGCCCGGCAAGACCGGCAAGGCTGAGTATTACCTTGCCTATCGTGGCGTCGACGGTACGTGGCGCCCGGTGTCGCTGCCTGACGGAACGGTGTCGGACGGCAAGGCGGAGTCGTATAACCGCTGTGTCGAGGCGATCAACGGTTCGTTGGAAACGTTCTTTACGAGCGTGTTTTCGGCTCAGAACCGGCGGCCGCTCGCGTCCTACGGTGCGGGCGAGATCAAGACGCTGCTGGCTGAACTCCTTGGCATCGACCACCTGAAGGCATTGTCGGCGAAAGCCGGTGAGGTCGCGAAAGTGCTCAGCAAGTCGCTCGAAGGCATCCAGTCTGAGCTTGGCGCGCTCGCCGGAAAGCGGCAACGTAAAGCAGACGCTGAGCAGTCGATCGTCGCGCAGGGCAACACCTTGCGTGCCGCTCGGGAGCAACGCGACGCCGCGCTGGAGCACGCGAGCAAGCTGACTCAAGAACGGGCGACGCTTGCGGCGAAGCAAAGCGAATCGGCCACAACTGAGGCGCGCCTGCGAGAACTGGGCGTGCGCCGCGACGAGTTGGGGCGTGCCCTGAAAAGCGCGGCCGACGACGAGCAGGCAGCGGCGCTTCGTTGTCAGCAGCGCGTTTCCGTGCTGAGTCGAACCGTGGCCACGCACCAAGCAACGCTGGCTCGCCGCGAGGCGATCCTCGGTGCGGCGGCGAAGCGCGAGGAGGCCGAGTTGGCGATTGCGCGCGAGGAAGCGAGGTTTGCTCCCCTGCAGCGCGACATTGCCGATTTGGAGGTCAAACGCGCGACGTTGACGACGCTCGATGCAACGCTTACCAGCTTGATGAACCAGGGCACGACGAAAGCCGCGCACTTCGACACGTTGAGCAAGCAGGCAGCGGTGGCGGAGCAGGTGCCGTGCGTCGGTCATTCGATGCATGCGCAATGTCCGCTGCTCGCGCAAGCCTTTCAAGCAAAAGAGCAAGCGGAGGTGCAGCGTCTTTCGGTGGCGAATCTTCGGGCGGAATATCGCGAGAAGAAAGCGAAGGCCGAAGCCTTGGCGCTGGTGCCGGCTGAATTGGCGGCGAAGCGTGTTGAGATGCTCGCCATCACCGATGCGGCCGCGCAGTTGCGCCGCGCCTTGCAGGCGGCGGCAGAGCTTGCCGCCACTAAGCCATTGCTCGATGCAGCCGTGTCGGGACTTGAAGCGGCGCAAGCTGAGTTGCGTTCGATCGCCGAGGAAAGTGCCGCACGTACCGCCAAGTTCCAGTCTGAGAAGACGCGTATGGAAGCGGAGCTTGCGCGCATTACCGAGGAGGTCGGGCGACTCGCTTCCGTCGACGCTACGGCAGCGATTGCGAAGCTTGACCGCGACATCGCAGCGAACCGGGAGACCGTCGCGGCACTGGATGGTCGAATCGAGCAATCGATCCGCGCGCAGAGTGTGTTGCAGGCCGAAGCGGAAGCCCTGGCGCTGGAGTTGGAGAAGTTCACGGCCACGCAGTCGCGTGTCGATCGCCTCTCCGACGAGATTGCTCATTGGAAGCTGCTGGCTAAGGGCTTGGGCAACGACGGCGTGATCGCGTTGACCATCGATGACGCGGGTCCAGCGCTGACGCACACCGTCAACGAGCTATTGCTCGCGTGCTACGGCATGCGCTTCACCGTTGAGATCCGCACGCAGCGCACGCTCGCAAGCGGCGAACTGCGTGAGGGCTTCGAGATTCTGGTTCACGACGCCGAGTCCGACAGCAGCAAGTCGGTCTCCGTCATGTCCGGCGGTCAGAAGGTCTGGATCAACGAGTGCCTCACGCGGGGCATCGCGCTCTATCTCGCGCAGAACACCGGTCAGCCGTATCAGACCTTGTTCAGCGACGAGTCAGACGGCCCACTCGATCCCGAGCGCAAAGTGCAGTTCATGCGAATGAAGCGCGAAGTGCTGCGCCAAGGCGGATATCAACGGGAGTTCTTTATCTCTCAGACGCCCGACCTTGTTGCAGAGGCCGACGCAGTCATCGACGTACAGGCGCTTGCCGCCTGA